A window of Halichoerus grypus chromosome 15, mHalGry1.hap1.1, whole genome shotgun sequence genomic DNA:
TCTCGTGTGCCCACCTCGCTTTTATTTCATTGCACCTGGGGATTTGGTTCAGATCCCTCTGGCTGTTTCTGCCTGGGGCAGCAATGGATGCGCTTCTACTTGTTGGGTTAGGCCTTCCCTAACTTCGGGGGTATAAAGATATCCCAAAGGATGATAATTTTTTCATTATCCTCTGTAGTGGGCAAAAATAACAATTGGTGAACCCATATCGGCCTCCAAAAACTGATCTGGAAAAGTCCCCTCGTGTGTGGTGAGCCTGTTCTGTGATCGTGTCTGTGGAATGTGGTCCGTGGGATGTTCTGCCCAGCTGGGTCTGGTGCAGgcagaggcaagcagagggagtgtggcTTGCGTGGGTAGTCTCCACAGCTGTGGCCCCATGAGCGGCATGGATCAGGGGTCCGGCTTAAATGTGCCTGACGCCTCAGAGGTGGCCTTGAATGTGATCCAAGAGAGCGGCTGCTCTCTTGCATCCCATTTGCCCCCCATCGACGCCACTGTTCTCTTCTGTGGTTCTGCCTTTGGGGAACGTGCTCAGTATCGAGGCGTGGTTAAGGTCACGTCCACGGTCAGTGTGACACATGTTGGCATGGTCTGCAAAAGAGAATCTGCAGCCCCTGGACCTGAAAAGCCCACTAGGATTCgccaggcctccctcccccatctcacaGCTGGGACCCCTTGGAGCAGGGACGTGAAGGGGCTCAGAGCTGGCCACACGCCAACTCCAGAGGGAAGAACGAGAGTATGGGGTCAGAAAAGCCCCCCTCTCCCCGGAAGACCGGTAGTCAATACCTAGAGCAACACGGTCCCATAGATAAAACACCAGCCCTGCAAGTCCTTTATGCTTCCTAGTGGCCACGTGAGTGTtagtaataattttattgaagTCAACATATTGTCATTTCCACATGTAATCAGTGTAAAAAATTAGCGagctattttacattctttcttgcGTTAAGTTTCGAAGTCCACTGTGTGTTTTACACTCACAGCAGATCTTGGTTCGGACCAGCCACCTGGTCAGTGTCCGTAGCCTCACGTGGCCATTACTGTACTGGCTGGTGCAGTTCTAGAAGCTGTAACTCCTAGAAAGGGGGGCTCTTCTCCCAGACAGAAGTCAGGTCCATCTCATGTTACAGTCCAGTCTGAATGCCACCCAGTTGTAGAATGTTCTCCACTTAAACCAAAGCCTCTCTcctcctggggctgggctgggcacagCTCCTCCCTTCCCTGGACAGCCTCTCCCAGGTGTGGAACAATGGCAGAGCGTGTCCCCCTGGGAGGTTTCCTCCAGGATGCCCACCCTCGGTTGTTTCCTGTGttccccgggggtgggggcaaggtCTCACATGAACTAACATGATAGGAGTGGGGGTAGCGTTCATGGTAACAAGAAAGAGCAGCAGGCCCTGGGCTGAAACCGAAAGCCAATTCCCAGAAGCATTTTTGAACTTGAGCTCATCCATAGACTCCAAAAGCCCCGAGCCCTGGttctgggtgggtgggagggatctGGGCCCTGTGGTTTGTGGAAATGTGATGGGCGCGGATGCGGCCTGGCTGTGCTCTTCACAGTGGTCCTGCCAAGAAGGGGTGGTGCTTTGAACCCCCTTCTTCAGAGGAGGGACTGAAGCCCAGGGAAGTGACGTAGCTCACCAGCGTCCCTCAGGGAGACAGAGCCAGGATATGACCCCAGAGCCCCCGCTCTTGGCCAGCTCCCTTTCCCATTGCCCCATTTCTCCTGGGCCTGCAGGGGCAGGATGGAGAAGTCACCAGAGGGGCAAGCCGTGGTTCGTCTTAGCATAAGGAAGAGTGAAAAGTACCAGgccagggtggaggaggggagatggggcATAAGCAAGCACCGGCCTCCTCTTCCTGCCAAGTCTTGGCAATCTTCCGGGCAGGGCGACAGGGAGCCTGTAGCCCACCTGGCCCCCGCAAGAGAAGTGAGGTCCACTCCTGGCTGGGGATTCACAGCCCCATAGTAGTTCTCATACTGGTGGCTCGGGCCTTCTCCAGAACTGTCAGCAGCCTGCCTGTTGATGTTCACGGGGTTCTACTAGTTGTCAGTCCTGGGGTTCGTGgactggaggaggcagagagcaggCCAGCCAGCCGACGGGGAGGCAAACTGGGGGCCAGGATaaaaagtggggagggaggcagaaagggcGAGCAGGACAGCAGGATGGCCTCCTGcagtggggtgggcagggaagccTGCGGAAGAGGAGCATTTCACCGGCGACCGGAAGGCTACGAAGGAGCCCATCGGGAAGGTTCCGGCCACGGTGGATGCGTGCCAGGGAGATGGAGCAGGGCCTCCGAAGGCCCAGGGCTGGCAGatttggggagggaggagtgagGCGGGCGAGAGAGGAGGTCAGTGGGGCCGTGGTGAGCATCGCAGGCGCCCTGCTCAGGGAGCGGGAGCCTTCTGGGTTTCTGgagcagcaggggaagaacaGACACTCGGTTTAAAAGAATTGCTGGTTGCCCTGTGGAGAGCAGGTCATGGGGGAAAGGACTGTGGTCATCGGGAGGGGGACGCCGTGGCTGGCCTGGGTGGGGCCCCGGTGGTGGGAGGAGTGGTTGGATGTGAGGCACGAGCTgggccgggggttggggggggcatcCCTGGAATGGCTGATGGAACGGATGGAGCAGATTCTGGAGAAGGAAGACTCCAGGTTTTTGCCTGGGGCAGTTTGGCAGGTGTGGGTGTCCCTGCCAAGATGGGGAAGTGACGGGATGAGGTCTGAGACGGCAGCTCAGGCTCTCGGGCTCCCGTTGCCGTCCCCTTGTTTCGGGGTGCAAGAGCACATTCGGGAGACCAGCGAGTGGCTGGTGGTGGGCAGAGGTCTGGTGTCTGGTGCCAGTAGCTGTCCTGTCTGCCCTCTTGCCTCCGCCTCCCCTCCCACAGTGATCAACAAATACAAGCGCCGGCGATTTCAGAAAACCAAGAACCTGTTGACGGGAGAGACAGAAGCCGATCCAGAAATGATCAAGGTAAACGGGAGCGGAGCTGTGGGGCCTCAGGGGAGCGTCTGGGCCCTTCACCGCCCGGCAGCCAGCCCCCATGGGTTCCCCTCGGACGCTACCACTGAGCCCCTGCGGAGGCTTGGTCAGGCCGCCTCACCTCTCAGGGCCTCCGTTTCTGCTCTGGAAACCAGGCGAGGAAGCAGAGCTGCCTCTCAGGTTGGGGCGGGTTTCAGGCGAGGGTGTAGCAGCCGGCACCCGGGGAGCAGGTACTTAGACGGACTGAGCCGCTTCGCCCGGCCCTGTCGAGAAGGTCCTGTCACTATTCCCGTGTTCAGACAAGGAGACTTGCCCCAGCTGTCACAGCCAGGACgtggcagggccaggattcaCGCGCAGGCAGCCCGGCCCAGAGTAGGCAGCTGATAACGTGACTGTGGCAGGAATACTCCCTGGCaggctgggggtgctgggggtgcTAACCTGTGCTGGGCACCGAgagcccagggaagggagagggaggcttTCTGCACAGGGACGGGAGGGACGGGAGGGACGGCCCCCGTGCGGAGGCTGCGTGTGGGTCCCACACTCGTGCTGTCACCAGGCCATGCTTCGCAGCCTGGCATATGACCGCATCCACATCCTCAGGCCTCGGTTTCCTGCTCTGTTAggtggctggggggcaggggggcagtgggatccagggcggggggtgggggaagattCTGGAAAGGCTGGTACGGGGATCATCTGAGGTAAGCCCTCGGCCAGCGGTCACTGTGGTGGTTTACTCTTCTGCTGTCTCAATGTCACGGAAGCCCTCAGGAGGAAGCAGGCAGGTGCCtctgagaccccctcccccaaccccgccTCACCCCATCTTCCCTCAGAGGGCCGAGGACTACGGTCCCGTGGAGGTGATCTCCCACTGGCACCCCAACATCACCATCAACATCGTGGACGACCACACGCCGTGGGTGAAGGGCAGCGTGCCGCCGCCTCTGGACCAGTgtgagccccccgccccctcgGGCCCCGACCCCAGCTCCCTGCGAGATCTGACTGGGTCTCCACCACTCCctagctccccgcccccccccacggcactcccctttctctcctctccttcctgcacCTCCCAGTGACCCCAGCACTGACCCGCTGTGTGCCCACACCAGTCCTCTGGCAAGCCTCATCTAGCGCATGAGCTGTTGCCAGCTTTTGAAGTTGGGACGGCATCGCTGAGAAACCCAGATTCCTGACTTCTTTTACAACACCCTGATACGTGGTCATTGGCCGGGCAGCCGTGGGTTGGAGCCGAGCCAGGGATGTCCCCTTCAGGTGGGGCCTGCCCAGCCCTCTCTACCCCATCCCCTCCACGGAGGTCAAGCAGCTCTTCAGCTCCCCGTGGTGTAGCCGAGAAGCGTCCCCTGTTCTCTGGTCTCTGCCCGGGGTCCCCGTGGACATCTGAATCTGCCACCTTTGCCCTTGGAGGCCCGAGGGATGTCCCCGCCCTCTTGGATGCCGGTGGCCTCCGGCCCCGGCTGAGCGGTGCCCCTGCCCCACGTGCCCGCAGATGTGAAGTTCGACGCCGTGAGTGGGGACTACTACCCCATCATCTACTTCAACGACTACTGGAACCTGCAGAAGGACTACTACCCCATCAACGAGAGCCTGGCCAGCCTGCCGCTCCGCGTCTCCTTCTGCCCGCTCTCGCTCTGGCGCTGGCAGCTCTACGCCGCCCAGAGCACCAAGTCGCCCTGGAACTTCCTGGGTGACGAGCTGTACGAGCAGTCAGACGAGGAGCAGGACTCGGTGAAGGTGAGGCGGCACGGGGGCTTTCCAGCCCCTTCCTGGGCTGCACGAAGGGGAAGTGGGCCCGCCGGCAGCCTGGGGACCTCCAGCCCGAGCTCCCTGCCCAGTTTCGCAACCTCCCgggccccctccccacagcagACCCCGGCTGGCTCTGGGGGTCCTGTCTCCGAGGCTTCTGGGGGCCTCCTTGTCATCCTTGTCACGGCTTTTCTGTCGCCTCAGCCAGGCCTTTCAGGTCTGGAcctgcacccccgcccccagcctgtcTCCTTGACCCTGGGCTCCGACTCCGAGCTTCTGCTCCCTCTTACCACGTCCTTGAACGTCTTCTGTTCCCACCTTTCTCTTGGCCTGCATCTGTGACCTGGAGACTCAGCTGTGCCTCCCTGGGCTTGTCTTCGGTGCTGAGTTTCCAGTCCTCACCCCAACTGTCCCTTCATCTATCTCGGTCACCCTGCCTCTCGCCCCGTCACTGTCTCTCCGTCCCCCTGACCCCCACCCGTCTGCACAGCACTCGCCTGGCCCTCcgtgcccctctgcccaccctcaccCACTCTCCTGCTGGCCGGCATGCTCTCTCCTTCCCCGGGGCAGCTCCAGGGCTTGGGGCCTCTGGGGTCCAGGGGAAGGAGAGCAGGGCTGGCTAGTGAAGGTGCTGCAGTGGTCACCCCTGGGCGAGGGCACGGCTGTGCTCACAGGcatcgccccccacccccacccccaggttgcACTCCTAGAGACCAACCCCTACCTGTTGGCACTCACCATCATCGTGTCCATCGTCCACAGTGTCTTTGAGTTCCTGGCCTTCAAGAACGGTAGGGTGGGCCCCTGGGGCCAGTGGGAGGCCATGGGGGGGCTGGGGATAGGAGGGTGTGTGGTGGGGGATAGGGcctgcccctttccccctcttcctccctccccatagGTTCTCCCTCTATGTGGGGTCTCTCGGCCCCACTCTCCAGAGGCCTGAGGAGCTGGGGAGGGTAATGGCCCCAAAACTCCCAGCCCAGAAACTCCCATCCAGCGGGTGTGGCGCTGGGGAAGGAGCTGGCCTGCTGCTCCGGTGGAGGCCGGGATGGCACCACCAGGAAGCGGGGCCGGGGAACTCCGAAGCCGGGATCAATGAGGGAAGCCCCAGAGCCGCTCCTGCTGCCCCACACAGCAGGCTTCTCGTTGGAGACCCCTCGAGGCTGAGTGGACAGGGCCCACCTGAGTGGGAAGGTGACAGCCCTGTCCCCAGAGGGCCCCTAGGTTGCAAAGGCCAGCAGTGCTGGTGGCCAGCGCCCTCATTGGTTAGCTTGTGGAGTCCCCACGGCCCCAGCCCCACGAGGAAGCCTGTCGTTACCTCCAGGCTCacaggtgaggaagtggaggctcagggaggttaggtaacttgcccgcAGTCACGCGGCTgccaagtgacagagccaggatttggacccaggcagGGGCTGCGACACCCGCTTTCTTCCTCGGAGCCGTGTGGGCCACCGCGTCCTTCCTAGGGAGGCCTGCCACTCTGCACCTTGTGCTGGCAGCAGTCCTAACGGGTGTTACCGTTATTGACAATACTGCCACGGTTGAGCGTTACCTTCTAGAAGTTCCTAACATCCAAACTGGACGGTAGGTGGTGGCGACCACCGGGAGGGAGGGAGTTGTTAGCGGGGCCGCAGGGAGCACTCACCGTGCCCGGCCACGCCCGGGCGCCCAGACTTCCTGCTGACTTCCAGCTGGGTCGCCCGAGGTCCCACTTCCTCCTGAGAAATGagggcacgggggggggggggggatggtccCTCGCCCGAGGTCACCCAGTGGGGGGCATGGGCCCTGGGCGCCTTTACACCCCGTGCTTGTTGCCTCCCTGGCCTGAGGCGGGACTCACATCTACCCGCCTCCAACCGAACTCCGTCTCCAGACCCAGGATATACAGTCAGTACTGGGGGGCTCTAGGAGTGTCCCCCTCAGGTCTCCTCAGGGCCCGATGGTCCGATAGGGGGTGGGGCAAGCCTGCCGAGTGTGCCGGAGCTCTGGAATCGAAATCAGAGTGGGTGGACAGCTTTGCACGCCGATGCGGGGCCAGCCGTGTGTGAGCCCGGGCCTGGCTTCTCTTCCGTACGACCGGCATCGTGGTGGGTCGGCTGCCTGCGGCTGCGGGTGGTAGGCCACGCTGGTACCTGCTTTGGCCCATGGGAGGCCAGGGCTCAGACGGGGGCCGCCTGGCCCTGTGGGTGGGGGCCCAGCAGGGGCGCGGGAAGGAGCTCTGGTTGGGGACCAGAGCCCAGGGCCTTGTCTGCACCCCAGGAGTGCCTAAGGTCCTTCCGGGTTTCAGGGTGGTGGGCTGGAAGAGCTGGTCTCGAAGTGCACGGCCCAGAGCCTCCTGCCCAGGGGAGGCGGCCCGGCACCAGGTGGACAGCCAGGTTCTGGTGTCGTGCAGACCTGGCTTGCATCCACATTCTGCCAGGGCAGCCTCTGTGGCCTGAGGAATGGGGCTTCCCTGAGCAGCCTCAGCTCCCAGCGTGTGGCGAGCACCAGGACGTGGCAGGGGCCACCGTCCCCATCCCTGCCGCCGCCACCCTGTCGACTGCTCTGGGTGGCGTCCGTGAGGCAGACTcttcaggggaggggagggtggtgtgcACCCTTCCCCCTTGGCAGACCCAGCACCACATCGGGGCTTCTGAGGGGGATGGGGCCTGTAGGGAGCTGCGGGAGGGACTTGGAGGGAGGCTCCACAGCCCCTCGGCTTCACCCCAATCTTGTGCAGATATCCAGTTTTGGAATAGCCGGCAGTCTCTGGAGGGCCTGTCCGTGCGCTCCGTCTTCTTCGGCGTTTTCCAGTCTTTCGTGGTCCTTCTCTATATCCTGGACAACGAGACCAACTTCGTGGTCCAGGTCAGCGTCTTCATCGGGGTCCTCATCGACCTCTGGAAGATCACCAAGGTCATGGACGTCCGGGTAAGGCCAGGCCCCTGTGCTCTTCTGGGGGCCGCTGGGGGGTTGGAATGGGGGTTGTCTGCCCCAGCCAGACCCTGGAGCTGGCCCCTGGGGGTTTCCCAATGCCTGTTGCGCTCCCAGGACCAAGGGGATTTTTGCACCAGGGGATTTTTTGGGTCACACGTGGGGCAGGGGAACTGGGAACAGTGAGGAAGGGCAGGGGCTGGaactggtgggggtggggggtgggagccaGGGTGGCAGCTGACCAcggcctccctctctgtctgcagCTGGACCGGGAGCACAAGGTGGCAGGACTCTTCCCCCGCCCAACCTTCAAAGACAAGTCCACGTACATCGAGTCCTCGACCAAAGTGTATGATGATGTGAGTGTCCCCCACAGTGGGCCCCGGGGAGGGTCTCCAAGCACCCACACACCTCTGGACCAGGAgatgggcagtgggtgggggtcCAGGGCATCTGCCTGCCGACTGATGGGCCCATCCATTCTTTATGGCTTGTGTCACACCCGCCAGTGTTCCGTGCCTGCCCCGTATACTTCCTGTCCAAGTTCTGAGTTCCCAGGGCCACCTGGAAATTCCCTCGGTCTGGCCTGCCAGCCCAGGTGTgggtgggtgagggtggggagcagagtgCCAGCCCCGCCCTGTGCCCCACAGATGGCGTTCCGGTACCTGTCGTGGATCCTGTTCCCGCTCCTGGGCTGCTATGCTGTCTACAGCCTCCTGTACCTGGAGCACAAGGGCTGGTACTCCTGGGTGCTCAGCATGCTCTATGGCTTCCTGCTGACCTTCGGTGAGCAGGCCCTGCCACACCCGGCCCCCTGCCTGGGGCAGACTCAGCAGCGCACGTTCCTGGGTCCCGTGCTGGGCCACGCAGGGGACCAGCCGGGTCCGGTCAGCCTGGCCCTATCCTCCTAATGCTCATGGTCCCGTGCGGGAGAGACTCGTCCCCAGACGGGGACGAcccagggtgggcaggggtggcACGTGAGGAGCCTTGGAGGGGTGCCCGGTCTAggctgggggtcagggagggcttccaggAGGCCGTGCACGGTACGTTTCAGTCCTTGTCCCTCAGGACCCCTTCAGAGTAGAGAAGCAGACAGGTGAGTCACAGCACATGGCAAGTGCCACGAGGGGCTAAAGTTAAGGGGGTTGGGGAGACCTGTCTCAGGAGATGGTGTGTAAACTGAGGCCTGAAAGATGCCCAGGGGGCTGGTGAGGAAGCTGTGGTAAGATGCGCCCGGGGGTGGGAGCGGCGAGGAGGCCCGGGTGGCCGgggaacagggaggagagagagaccgGAAGTGCGGTCAGAGAGGTCGGGGGTCAGGGCACCCCTTCCTGGGCTCACGGGGCTCCTTCCATCATCACTGCAGGCTTCATCACCATGACCCCCCAGCTCTTCATCAACTACAAGCTCAAGTCTGTGGCCCACCTGCCCTGGCGCATGCTTACCTACAAGGCCCTCAACACCTTCATCGACGACCTGTTTGCCTTTGTCATCAAGATGCCCGTCATGTACCGGATCGGCTGCTTGCGGGACGGTGAGGTCCAGTGGGCGGGCGGGAGGCCCCCAGAGCCGGGCGCAGGCAGGGCCCTGGGCCGAGGGAGGTGCCACAGCGTCAGCCTACGGGCTCAGTCCTGGGGTGCCAGGCGGGCCCCTTCCTCTCACactgcccccctcaccccacccccagatgTGGTCTTCTTCATCTACCTCTACCAACGGTGGATCTACCGCGTCGACCCCACGCGGGTGAATGAGTTTGGCATGAGTGGCGAGGCCCCGACAGCAGCCGCCCCTGTGGCCGAGGTCCCGACGGCAGCAggggccctcccacccccacccgccccggcccccaccacaaccaccgccgccgccgccgccagggAGGAGGCCTCCACGCCCCTGCCCGCCAAGCCCACCCAGGGGGTCAGCTCTGCCACCGAGCCCCAGGAAGCCCCTCCAAAGCCAGCAGAGGACAAGAAAAGGGATTAGCCGCCCCTGGTCCTCCTCTTCCGCTCCGGCTCCTGGtgaccaccaccacccccgcccaCCCACGCTGTCCCGGCCCCCTCGCCTCCCCTCCCTGTCGTCCTTTCCCTGGACAGATCGGGCCAGGGCGGCGGGAGGCCCCCCTCGGGCCGGAGCCCAGCGTGTGTCAGGGGGCCGGGGCAGGCCAGGACACGTTGTGTGTGGAGGCGCCGTCTGTCCGTATGTTCCTCTGTGTTTCTAGCCATCTCGCCCTGCCAGCCCAGCGCCATTGGGAATCATGGTGAAGCCGACGTGGCGCTGCCGAGGTTGGGGGCCAGGCGGGGAGAGCGGCCAGGGCCCCTCTGTGGGATGCCCACGGCCATCCATCATCTTGTCCCTTGTCCCGCGGCCACGCCCCTCCTCCCAGACCGCCGCCCTTTAACACAGTCTGGATTTAATAAATTCATATGGGTGTTTAACTTAAACTCAGCAATCCCCCCTCGTGCCTGCCTTCCTCTGCCACCCCGGAGGGTAGCTTCGCCAGGCTGCGGgtggctctcctgggtctgcGAGGGAGACCTGCAGGGTGCAGGACACAGTAGGAGACAGGGACCCTCGTGGCCAGGCCCCTTCCTCAcgcttctccccctcccagcaGCCCTCCGAGGGGCTTCAGTaactgtccccatttcacagatgggaagcTGTTCGCTGGGACCTTCTTGTACCTGTGTTCTCACCACGAGGCTGTGTCTGGCCGGCCGAGGCTGAGCCTTACCTGTGCCCACTGATTGTCTCCTGGCCTCACGCTGCCAGGCGGGGGGCAGCAGCACAGGCCTGGCTCTTGAGTAGACCCCCACAGACACCCGCTGTCCTGATAACTGCCCGTCAGACTAACTCGTTCGGCAGGCCCCGTATGCTGGACACACAATCTCGCTTCTCTGGGCTGTGAGCTCTCTGCCCGGGGTTGCGGTAGGGGTACAGGGGCAAATCCTTAGGCAGAGCGGTGCTCTGGAGCTGTTGGGGTGACCTCCGCATCCTCGGGGCTGCCCGCCCTCAGGACCCAGCCAAGACCTTAGTGCATGGCACACGTGTCTTCCCAGCTACCTGGGTGCTGGGACTGTTCACCCACTTTATAGACAAGGACATAGGTCTCTGGGTGTCCCTGTGCTCTGAGGGCTCGGGACCCCGCATTTCCAGATTTACTGTTTTGGGAGAGGAGGCCCCCGGGGCCGAGGACCACACCAGGCTTCCCCTGCCACCCCGCCCTGCGGAGCCAGGCAGGGAATCCAGGAGGGCCCAGGAGGTTGGCACACGCAGAGCCCCACGTGTACACACACGGGACGGCAGGCTCCTCCTCGCCTCAGGCAGCCACGGccctgctccgcccccccccccccccacctcatttCACAGTTGCCAGTGCCCCCGGAGAAAGCCGGGCCCCCCTGCGGGCTTCTGTCCCGTGACTCTGGGAACCAAGGAAGCTCTCAGGCCACCTGGACTCACTGGCCTCCTACAGGAACACGCCCAAGACTTTGGCAAGGCCCCTCAGCTATAACCCGCACCCCCATCACTTGGGAGCCTCACCTCTTCACTTCGTCTGAGACCACCTGGTCCAGGCTGTTCCCTCTTCTGTCCCAGGCCTGCCCCTCCCATTTGCTCAGCAGCCAGAGGGTTTTCTAAAGCACAAACCTGACCCGTCCTCTGCTCGGAACCTACCATGGTTGCCAGTACCCTTGAGAGAAGAGGCCAGGCCCCTAACGCACGAGACCTTGAGGGGATGGGATTTAACCCTTACAGCCTGATGCATCTCCCTTGCTTTAACTTGCCATGATCTCTTACCTTCTGGCTCTAGACCCTGCTCTCCCCTTACCTGGGACATGCCCCAAGGCACACAACTTTACCTTATCCTATGCATCCTCCACATTGTGGTTCCAATGCCTCTTCCTccgggaagccctccctgaccacctgctctgctcctctcccccccccccccaccccgcccagctCCCTGGGTTCTCACACCCCAGCCCTGTTCGCTGTGGGTCAACACTGTCTGGAGACAGGTTATTCTCCACTGGAACGAGCCGGGGCTGTCTTGGTCACTGCTCTGTCCCCCGGGAATGTTTGCTCAGCACGTTTGTACACTCCCGACTTGCACAGACATGCGCACGTCCCGAAGTGTGGACCTTGAGAGGGCCTGCATTAACACACTAGTAGAGAAACTGATATGCAGTCACTCCACAGATTTctcctgagcccctcccctgcacGTTGTCctgagcttggggggggggggtgtctgttTACACAGCAGGGAACAAGACAGCCCAggcctgccctcatggggctcaAAGCCCAGCAGAAGCCCCGAGTGCTGAGGATTTCTGACCTGTCCCTCCAGTTACTCACCCAATAAACAGTGGTGAGGCCCGATGTTTGCAAGGGGCAGGGGGGGGCATCAAGTGGGCTCCGGGTCCTATCGTAGGAGCTGCAATTCGATGTTCCTTATCATGAGCCAAACTCTAGTCTAAGGGATGTTTGTGGTTTGCTTCGTCCATCAAATGTAATGTTATTCAATATCCCCATCACCTTACAGACCGTCATTCAATCCTCATGTCCACCACTTCTCAACCTCCTTGTTCCCTGAACATGCCCTGTGTGTtcccacctcagggtctttgcactcgCTGTTCCCTGTGCCTTGCACACTTCCCTGGATAGCCACATAGACCCTTCATCATTTCAACTCTGCTCAATGTCTTCGACCTTCCCTGAACGTCCTCCCCCAAACCGTACCCTCCAAACCCAATCCATATATCCTGCTTTATTCTGTAATGTCGCCATCACCAccggacatatatatatatttgcttctCTACTTTTCCATCCGTCTCCCCCCACCTTGGATTTCAGTTCCATGTGATGGCAGGGGCTTTTGTTGGGTTCCTTGCTGTGTCCCCGGCTTTtggaacagtgcccagca
This region includes:
- the CLPTM1 gene encoding putative lipid scramblase CLPTM1 isoform X1, with product MAAAQEADGAGSAVVAAGGGGSGQVTSNGSIGRDPPAETQPQNPPPQPAPNAWQVIKGVLFRIFIIWVISSWFRRGPAPQDQAGPGGAPRVASRNLFPKDTLMNLHVYISEHEHFTDFNATSALFWEQHDLVYGDWTSGENSDGCYEHFAELDIPQSVQQNGSIYIHVYFTKSGFHPDPRQKALYRRLATVHMSRMINKYKRRRFQKTKNLLTGETEADPEMIKRAEDYGPVEVISHWHPNITINIVDDHTPWVKGSVPPPLDQYVKFDAVSGDYYPIIYFNDYWNLQKDYYPINESLASLPLRVSFCPLSLWRWQLYAAQSTKSPWNFLGDELYEQSDEEQDSVKVALLETNPYLLALTIIVSIVHSVFEFLAFKNDIQFWNSRQSLEGLSVRSVFFGVFQSFVVLLYILDNETNFVVQVSVFIGVLIDLWKITKVMDVRLDREHKVAGLFPRPTFKDKSTYIESSTKVYDDMAFRYLSWILFPLLGCYAVYSLLYLEHKGWYSWVLSMLYGFLLTFGFITMTPQLFINYKLKSVAHLPWRMLTYKALNTFIDDLFAFVIKMPVMYRIGCLRDDVVFFIYLYQRWIYRVDPTRVNEFGMSGEAPTAAAPVAEVPTAAGALPPPPAPAPTTTTAAAAAREEASTPLPAKPTQGVSSATEPQEAPPKPAEDKKRD
- the CLPTM1 gene encoding putative lipid scramblase CLPTM1 isoform X2, with amino-acid sequence MEEAGLLEKAKGMQPVVTSNGSIGRDPPAETQPQNPPPQPAPNAWQVIKGVLFRIFIIWVISSWFRRGPAPQDQAGPGGAPRVASRNLFPKDTLMNLHVYISEHEHFTDFNATSALFWEQHDLVYGDWTSGENSDGCYEHFAELDIPQSVQQNGSIYIHVYFTKSGFHPDPRQKALYRRLATVHMSRMINKYKRRRFQKTKNLLTGETEADPEMIKRAEDYGPVEVISHWHPNITINIVDDHTPWVKGSVPPPLDQYVKFDAVSGDYYPIIYFNDYWNLQKDYYPINESLASLPLRVSFCPLSLWRWQLYAAQSTKSPWNFLGDELYEQSDEEQDSVKVALLETNPYLLALTIIVSIVHSVFEFLAFKNDIQFWNSRQSLEGLSVRSVFFGVFQSFVVLLYILDNETNFVVQVSVFIGVLIDLWKITKVMDVRLDREHKVAGLFPRPTFKDKSTYIESSTKVYDDMAFRYLSWILFPLLGCYAVYSLLYLEHKGWYSWVLSMLYGFLLTFGFITMTPQLFINYKLKSVAHLPWRMLTYKALNTFIDDLFAFVIKMPVMYRIGCLRDDVVFFIYLYQRWIYRVDPTRVNEFGMSGEAPTAAAPVAEVPTAAGALPPPPAPAPTTTTAAAAAREEASTPLPAKPTQGVSSATEPQEAPPKPAEDKKRD